The genomic window TTCATACAGTAAGTAGCTGCTTTTTCAAGATAATTGATGAGAGCCTGATTGAAGTGTTGTAACATTCACTGTAACAAATCCACCAAGGCACTACATCCACAGTAGGACCCCAATACCTTCAAGTAGTCAGAAAGGTCATTTCaaatgaggaaaagaaaaaaacattttatttacaaaattgATTATTGCTTCCAAATattagggaggggaaaaaaagtaaaaaataaaaaaaaaacacaaagcatACATGTAGGTAAAACCTACAAAATTTAAAGAGTCAGATCTCTACTTTCATGCAGTATTCATGTTACAATATATAAACATCTGCTTTTACAGTcagcttaaagaaaaaaacaaacattctgtaCACTACTTGAAATTAGCTCTTTTCTGATAAACTGTTTAGTATTAAAGTAAACCTACACAACCCATACATCAAACTTACAAAGTTTAAAGTTAGTTCTCTAACTTGAATTCATTTTAATTATCTTTTTCATGTTATCCTTTGGCTAGGAAACAAAAATGTATCCTCAAAGCTgacataaaaattaaaaaaaaaaaaaaaaaaaaaaaaaaagacaagggaACAAATTTATCCATGTTTAATTCCATTGAGTTATACCATGGATCAATTTGGCTGTTGGTGTGTAAAATATTATGTGACGTGATCCATCACAGCAAAGATAAAGTAAAATTTAATACCAGATTCAAATGAACTATGAAGGGAttgttacaaatatttcataaataaaatacacacaaCACAGATTTATTATACACATTTCATTAGTAACAGGAAAACAAACAATCTTTTAGATGCATAGCAAATAAAAATTTTCAAAGCAAACTTATTTAAGCAACATCAGCATAAGAAGTAAACAAGAATATAGCTGTTATAATGACAAGATTACCTTATTCAGCAGCTTAATTCTTGCTAACTTTTCAAAATTACTCATTTGGTCTGTTGAATTATACTAGTCCATAATTAGTTCTAATTAGCTATTTGAAAATGGTCAGGTGGATAACTGAAGATTCTTTGTGCATATGGGTCATTATCTGTTTCCATTTTCTGTCCCATATAAGTGTAGTAGCTCTCCTGATGGAAGTGTTCACAGTGAAAGTTAATCCAGTCTCTTTCAGTGCTGTATCTCTCTGCTTCAGCAAGGATCCTAGTTAGAGCCATAATGTAACTTAATGCCATCTGAAGGGTCTCATATTTGGAGAGTTTTTTATCTTGACCCCACTGTGGAACGACCTTTCTTAGTCGATCGAAGGCTGTGTTCAGTCCTTGCattcttctcctttccctggcattAGCAGCCAGTCTCCTTTTGGCAGCACTCTCCATTCGTTCTGAGCCACAATTCACTACGCAGCCTGCTCCACTTTTGCACTGGGTATCTGACTCTAAACCAGAACCCACATTTGATTTAGAAGATTTCATATTTTttgccactttaattctgagcCTTCCTCACCCTCCCAAAAAATGTGCAGTAGCTGGAATGTGTTGGGAAAAACAGTCTTAGAACACAATATCTGTACTTCAAGTGTGTTCCCAAAAGTCAGAGtaagaggtgtttttttttgttttttgtttttttttttacagcatctCCAAAAAATAACAGTTTTCCAGGAGTTTTACAATTGTTGCTTAttgtttaataaagaaaaaacaaacagaactgtattTAGCAACTAGTCTGTTATGTCATTCTTTACATTTCTTTAAGCTTGgcaaagagagaaataaaaaccatcTCCATTCTCAAAAATTCAGTTTCTGGGAAAAAAAAGTCCATTTAATCCAACAAGATTTTAATGGATTAAACACACACATTCCAGTGGTCAGTTTATGTCAATTGGCAGAAAAAGCCCCAGGTCTTCTCAGGATGATGTATTTTGTAATGGAGAACTGTGGTAGTCTGAAAAAGACTTTCCCTGAGGGAAAGAGAGCTTGCTCCTTCCTCAGTTACTGTGGGTATGCAGTGATCATATCTTACGGGCAAGAAGAGGCTTTATAAAAGCAGCAGCAAGAGCTGAACAGGTGGCAGCAGGTGGGTGGGCAGCCCTCTGCTTCCATCTCAGTACCTTCCCACCCTGGGAActacgggggggtgggggaaaacacaaaataaaaaaaacccagagcCATGTCCAAAGCCATGTCTGTCCAGCACTAACAACGTGCCATCTGGACTAGTGTCTGGCTGGCCCCATAAGAATCACAACAGTTAGGCAAAAGTCTTTTCAGTGAATAATCTTTTGCAACTCAGCAAAAAAATCTGTCAATACATAACTAAAAGTATTTATTAGAAACTATTAGGGGTGGCAGAGGTAATTGTTACAAGGATAATTTCATGCTTTGTGGAAATACATAATACAGTTTGGGATTGTAGAATGTTGACTCCAGATGACAGTTTATCTATTAGAAAAGCTTTATGACTCAGAATTTAAATATTATTGTATACACTATGTGAAACATTTCTGTAGGGAGCACAATATTTCAGTGGATACTGGAGAGCtgcaatatatttaatttttaatataaaggaattgttcaaatatattgaaattttgaaaaatattttcatagtAATTAAGATATAAATATGGACTTATCTAATGGAAAATGAATTCAAAATATATGAGGAGAGAATGATACACACACAGGCACCCTCTGGTTACGTATATAATGCATTCAAACACACAGTATTACACAAGTGTCTAAAATGTATATAGAGAGGGAATGCTGCTACTTAGGAATATCTCCAAATAGGTAAAATGAGTAAAAGGAGCTCAGAACAACTAAAATTAAAAGAAACCAAATAATTTGTTCACCATCACCAAAAGACAACTTCTGCTGCTGATTATAAAGACCATGTTTAATTTTGGTATTTAATATAATTTCAGCATGTTTTTATTGCTCTCATTAAACAGATTCACAAATTTACAAGgaacatttattttattctgtCTTTATGAAATATGCAGAAGGTAAAAAATGTTTCACATTATGATTTATGTGTATTTGATTTCAAGCTTGATTAAATTGTTAGCAAGTACTTGTAAATTAGTTATTTTTCATTAGGGATTGAATACTGTATTTTTGTCTAAAACTCTATACTAATTGGTTCCATTATGACTCCAAAACCCCATGTAGTTGTAAACAGTTGATTAATCCCTAGCAGAAGCAATGACAATGAAATGAGGTTGAATAATCTGAAAACAATAGAATGCAATTGAACATTAATGGACTCCAGCATGACAGATGTTGAACACCGGCTGTTATGCACAGTTGCTCTGCTCTTAATATTCTGAAGCCTAAATGGTCTTGATTGTGGGTGGGGATGGGCAGTCCACATTATTCCATTATTAAAATATCTACTGTGTTTTCAATTCTTAAATAAATATCTTATCATTTCATCAGAATGTCTCACTTATTCTTCTCTATGCACATTGACCTATTCTCCCCACAGTCAAAAGAGCTTTACCCACTACATATTAAAATATTACTGTCCAAACAACAATTTGTGAGACATTGTTTTTGGTGCTTCTGTCTAAGAGAAACAGTTGGAACAGTAACTTCCAGAAGATCTTGTGCCTACCAAGAAACGTAGTTCATTTGTACAGCCCATTACCTATATGAAAAAGGTGAGATCGGAGACTGGTAAATCAATTCTATTTTACTGCTTAATTGGCAAAAGAGAAATAGAAGAGATATGGATGGAGTTTTTCCTTTCTGTATTTTTCCACTTTCTCTCATATAGTTTGATTTCCCTCATAATTTGGTCAGTCTCAGATATCGCTTATGTTGCCCTATTTCCCTTCCCTATTCAGTCCTCAACTTCAATTCATTTTGCAGGTATTTTATCATTTGCTCTAATTTTCTCAGTAGTTTCTCACATGCTTTGTAAGACCTTCCTGGGATTCATCTTCCCAAGAGTCCATTACATATATGTTCTAGGCTGCCATAATACTGTGGTGGTAGAATTCTTTAGCGATCTCTAGCTATAGCAGTCCCATCTGTGTCTCTTACATACAACTGTTTCCCCAACCATTCTCTTTTAATCTTACTGAATAGAAAAGTATCATCTCAAATCAGCAAATTAGAAATACCAGAAAGAAATGCTGGATGTATTCAGTGAATCAGATTTCAACAACATACAAAGGACCAAAGTCTACTCTTAATTGCTCAAATGCAAATCCAAAATCACTGCACTGCCTTTTgcagagttattctggatttacacttgCATAACTAAGAGCAACATTTTACTTAAAATTTCATGTTTTTCTGTTGGAAACAGAAAAAACACAGCTAAGAATATTTCCTTCAGGGTATAGTCATAAGCAAAGTCACCAGTACTGACTGTACTGTTAAATAACGGCGAATACTACAACTACAGAAATGTATTGCTAGTAACTAATATGTAAGttgatattttaatttttctattaaatattatATTACTGTCAGGGTTTTCAGGATTTATCAGTGGCTCCTGAGTTATGGATTTGAGATGTCTTCAGTATGTGACCAAGATTTAAAGCAGTAAAAAGTATGTTAAAAATTACCTGCTAGATCTTAAAGTTAATTACTCAATTACCAATTATTATAACAGCTAACAAGAGGAATTTAATGTCACCTACCTATATTATCACAGCAAATATGATTTAATCCTCTTTGTACTGGGATGCCTGGGACCAAGCTCTAATTttaaaaggaagtggtgggagccAAATACAAAATCATACCACTCAATAGCACTTCAGATGGAAGCCTAGGAACTCACACATTACCTTCTCCAACTATATTAAGAATAGGATGTGTGAAATATCAATGACAATAGTTATCTTACCTTTTCTTTCGGGCCAGAACTATTTCTTTTCCCGCCTCTCAGGTAGATCTCTTCCAAATACTTTTCCCAAATACTGTTCCCCTGGTGAAGTCTCTTGATCACTGCAGCAGGCTCAAAGGCCATTTATACTGCTTAATTGAAAGACTAGTGCCCTATACTGCTTAACTGACAGCAGGTGGATAACTACCAAAATATGGATCTCATTAAGGGCCCAGCTTCAGGTAATGTTTGACTCAGTTCAGAATAAAAGCTCAGGATGAGGCAATTAGACCAGACTGGACAGGATAACTGATATAATATAGCCTTGTATCTTTGGCTATTTATCAGTTTTTTCCTACCTCCAGTCATAAAGATCAAtaaacaaaacaattcaaaaaTGAATGTTACGCTGAGCAGAAAGAAAGGATACAGACACAAACACTCAGGAAGCTGAGCAGCACTGTATTGAAATAAGATAAAAATCCCTTGCAGTAACTTTTTCCAGGGCATCTTTAACTTACCTGTGAAAGACTTTCTTTTCTATACAGAGTTCTCCCAAACCTTAATTTGCCGTAAGGGCTCTTAGGAGTTAAGTTGCTTGACTGTCCAAGTTTCACCAGTGAAAGGAAATTCCTTTGATgggatctttctttcttctcttttctctctctttcttaccAGGTCATTTTTTGCTGTTCCCCACTCACTCACTGTCTTATTTTCTAAAGTGATACTGCAGGCCTGCCACCTGGAAGCCATAAAGAACAGCTTCCCCAATGGTCCAGTTTGGAGTTATATCTCCCATTTCAGCTCTCTTTGAACAAAACTTTCAATttaactttgttttaaaacatgtttctAGAATACAAATATCACTATAGTCCTCAAACAACAATACTGAAAAAAGGACTCATTCTTCCATGAACAGTTTGTCAACTTCCGATAGCCTGAAAGCTGCTTATCCAAACTATTTGCTGAATAATATGAACAATGAATACACACACTAACATCAGAATTGgttcaaaaagagaaaaaagagggCTAGGTTAACTGGATAGTTTATTTTCTATGCTCAAAGGATGGTTTTAAGGTACCTTTGCACTGCTGCAGGAGCACAAAGGAACCTTGGCATAGGTCATTGGAAGCCAAGAAACTGTTCAGAGTACTTAGTATTATGTAGCGTGTATGTATGTTCAAAGTTcaattccccttgacttcagttgcagtcaGGACTGCTCAGCAATTTAGCAAATCTGGCCACAGGTATATCACATAGGAGAAACATGATATTAATGGCCACCTGTGAAAAGATTGATTTAAgagacttgcccagcatcacacaggaacttgATAGATACAtcaatagaatccagttctccacaGTAGCATTCAACttccttaaccacaaaaccatcctttctcttccttcagCCACTTGCCTCATTAacaccttccagcttctgcaacaaatgagacaGGGGTCCTACAAACAACAGCTTCATTCACTACAAAACCctaattcatccccagagcatcatccatcctgtgcactgaatgaggcagggagcctgtgggaaaaatagtatgtaataatataattaaagactgcattATAATGCATAGGCATAAGGGAGCTAAAGTCAGCCtacacaggcagccttaattctggcattttctgacttttaagtgctgactttgcaaccttaatgaccTTTAACCACAggcttttaaatataattttcaagAAACTGAAATAACAGAAATCCTAAGTGGAGTCATACTGACTCCCATCTTGAGTTTCCAGCAGAGCACTTTAAATCTACAGcacagacctctaccacttgaACTAATACACTAACTAAAGAAGCAGTAGTATGGTTATCCTCTGTGTGGATGAGCTATTAGAGGCAGAATGAGACCCACTTTGTTAGTGGGTTTCACAACTATTTGCTCACAGAAGTGGAATGTAGAGACTCAGGAAGGACTCATGCATTCAATTCCAGGCTCAGTAGAGGAGTGTCCTCTAGTGCTTACAAATCCTTCTGGTCCCATCTCATGGCCCTTGCCCTGCTCCCATCCAAATCCCCTTCCCTAGCACCTGTCCCCTTCCCTAGCAcctgtccccctccctctctgctgcCACGTCCAAATTCTCCATCTCCTGCAATcctctctccctctgtttttACCTTGTCCATTTTTTTACAACTCTATGTCCCAGTCATCTGCAAGGGGATCGTTGAAAGCACAGGGAAGACAGCTTCCCTGTTGTCAGTTGCTGTGCGCAGGCCCACAGCTTCTGAGAGGAGCAATTGCAAAGAAAGGCCTGCTCATCCCTGGCAATCCCAGGCTGCTAGCATGCTCACTGCAGATGAGATCTTAGAAGCTGTGTTATCAGTTCTGTCTTAATACAAAACTACAAGGAAACATCCACAGCCACTTCCCTCCCATCAGCTATGAAACACCACCTCAAATTCATCCATTCCCCGTCTTCTTCTATCATTAGCACAGATAGTGAGAGCCTCTGACATATCATCTTTATCCTATATATGTTCCAGAAAAAATATCATCTCAAATCTACCACTGTGCAAAACATATGGTGGCTGTAATACCCCACAATTACTACCTAATTTAGTTCCTGATATGTGCCAGTTACTTGCACAATAACAAATTTATTAATGCCATGTCCTCCAAAAACTTGCAGACATCATATGGTTGATAGTTATATATGACTCTCACGTACATATCGCTGGGAATCATAGGTATGAGAAACAATTAAAACACAGATTAGAGTTAACCTGAGGTTACACAAATAGTTTTACTACATAAACAATTACATTTATATTCATTCTGAAAATGAAAATAGcttcatcatttttattttcttaaattgcAAAAATGATTCCCTGCATAATTTCTTTAAACTTTTTTGAGgaacaaatataaaaaaatgttagTTACCATTTGCATTAATAATTTAACCTgtcaaatggatttttttcagctTTCATAAGGAAAATAATCCATTTCTATGCTACAACCTGGAGTGTAAGTAAATCAGTAATTATTCTGACACATTAACGATGGAAATGTTGAAAGAGAGTTAAAAATTTCATCCTGAAATGACATTACTCAGCCCATGGGGTTTATATCTTATTCcaatcctccttttttttttgcctaaTATAAACCTCAAAGTGATCAGAATGCCTCCTGTTGGTTTGCCTAATCCTACATTGTAGTCTCCAGTCTTAATAGGATAAGTACCAAAATGCACTGATTATGCCTACACCAGATATCTTCTAAGCAACACAATTGAATTTTACTTAGTACCTGTCTTTGGTAAGAGGTATGTGACAGGGTGACATAattctctattttttaaaatactgcctTCTgaagtacttgtagcaccttagagactaacaaatttatttgagcataagctttcgtgggctgcagcccacttcattggatgcatacagtggaaaatacagtaggaagatatatatatacacacagagaacatgaaacaatgggtgttaccatacacactctaacaagagtgatcagttaaggtgagctattaccagcaagagagaaaaaaactttttgtagtgataatcaaaatggtccatttgcagcagttgacaagaaggtgtgcaGGAACAGTGGGGGACGGGGGAATAAacgtggggaaatagttttactttgtgtaatgacccatccaatcccagtctttattcaagcctaatttaatcgtgtccattttgcaaattaattccaattcagcagtctctcgctggagtctgtttttgaagtgtttttgttgtaatattgcgacttttaggtctgtaatcgagtaaccatggagactgaagtgttctccgactagtttttgaatgttataattcttgatgtctgatttgtgtccatttattcctttacgtagagactgtccgggttggccaatgtacatggatGTACTGGCATGTTTGACTATATAAGTTGTGGCAGCCTCTGGCGGATGTTTGGGGGCTGATGTTTGTGATTGTTGTTATTAGCCTGGTTAGATTGAGGAATCGTCATTGGGGTAACCTCGCTTGTGCTGAGAGGCAATCAAGATAGGCCCCTATAAACTCTAGTTGCTGGACAGAGACCAGAGTGGACTTTCGGACGTTTATTTGAAACCCAAGGTTGGTGAAGAGGGTTACAGTGGTTTGTGTGGCTTGTACTGCCGTCGTCTGAGCTGGTGCTCCTATGAGGCAGTCGTCCAAGTATGGGAACATCATTACCCCTAGCCTGTAAATGTGAGCTGCGGCGACAGCTAGGACCTTGGAAAATACACTTGGGGCTGTAGATAAGCCAAAGGGAAGCACTTTGTACTGACAAGGCTGATGGCTTAGAGTGAAGCGTAGGAATCTTCTGTGCGCTGGGTGAATAGTAACATGGAAGTAAGAGTCTTGGAGGTTGAGGGATGAGCGCTAATCTCTCTCTAATGCTGGAATTATGGTTGCCAGGGTTACCATTTTGAAGCGTTGTGTCCTTACAAATTTGTTTAGTTTGCTGAAGTCCAGAATGGATCTCCATCCACTGTTCTTTTTCTGAGTGAGAAAATAATGGGAATAGAGCCCTCTTCCCCTGTGTTGAGGTGGCATTATTTCCACAGCTCCTAGTTGCAGGAGATGGTTTATTTCCTGCTGCAACAGGgtctcgtgagaggggtccctgaagagggacggggaaggtgtGGGGGAGGGTAGAAGTAAATGGGATAGAGTAACCCTTCGGGACAATTTCAAACACCCATTTGTCTGTAGTGATGTTATACCAGACTGGGTAGTGTAGTAACAGTTGGTCTCCAAAGAGACTGGAGGTCATCTGGTATTCTGACATGGGAGCAGATAGAGGTCTCGTGCCCTTGATCAATACTCCAAAATAATTGATGGGATGTTGTGGATTGAGACATGGCAGATTGATCCTGGTTCTGCCTGAGCCTCACTGGCTTTTGTTTGTGGCGTTGATCGTAATGTCTCTGGGATTGGGAGTACAGGGCAGGATGGAATTTTTGGGTATAAAATCTGCCCTGTTTTTTCTTGTTCGGGGGAACGTAAATACCCAAGGCCTTCCAGGTTGTTCATGAGTCTTTTAAGGTACGAAGAGATGCATCTGTGCTCTCAGTAAATAATCTTTGGCTCTCAAAGGGCAGGTCCTCGACTGTGGTTTGTACTTCCATAGAGAATCCAGAAAGGTGGAACCATGATGCTCAGTGCATGACCATGGACGTGGCGATGGAACGAGCTGCTGTGTCCGCGGAGTCAAGGGAGGCTTTTTTGGCAGGGCTGTTTTGGCAATTAAGGAGCCTTC from Gopherus flavomarginatus isolate rGopFla2 chromosome 6, rGopFla2.mat.asm, whole genome shotgun sequence includes these protein-coding regions:
- the ATOH7 gene encoding transcription factor ATOH7 → MKSSKSNVGSGLESDTQCKSGAGCVVNCGSERMESAAKRRLAANARERRRMQGLNTAFDRLRKVVPQWGQDKKLSKYETLQMALSYIMALTRILAEAERYSTERDWINFHCEHFHQESYYTYMGQKMETDNDPYAQRIFSYPPDHFQIAN